In Aquimarina sp. TRL1, a single window of DNA contains:
- a CDS encoding geranylgeranylglycerol-phosphate geranylgeranyltransferase, whose product MLSRKNKLVLLKLLSLFSVVRGYNILILVIAQYLTAIFILAPNRGWKNVLLDTNLFVIVLASSGVIAAGYIINNFYDREKDLINRPQKTMLDRLVSQQTKLTAYFILNFLSVVLASYVSFKAVVFFSLYIFGIWFYSHKLKKILFVGNIVASLLSITPFFAVFIYYLNFDQVIFVHATFLYLMLIMKELVKDMGNLKGDIAQNYRTIAVEYGERMSKKLVSILVFVSGIPLYLLLNTYRIGGMRIFFYASIFLLILFLVALWRSKGKVHYVWLHNILKFIIVSGVFSIVLIDFKSILDKILSFL is encoded by the coding sequence ATGCTTAGTAGAAAAAACAAACTTGTATTACTGAAGTTGTTAAGTTTGTTTTCTGTGGTGAGAGGCTATAATATTCTGATTTTAGTCATTGCTCAATATCTAACAGCTATATTTATTCTTGCTCCCAATCGAGGGTGGAAAAATGTATTATTAGATACGAATCTTTTTGTCATAGTTTTGGCCTCATCCGGGGTGATAGCTGCCGGATATATTATTAATAATTTTTACGATAGAGAAAAAGATTTAATAAACAGACCGCAAAAAACAATGCTGGATCGTTTGGTAAGTCAGCAAACAAAACTAACAGCCTATTTTATTCTTAACTTTTTATCCGTAGTACTGGCAAGTTATGTGTCTTTTAAGGCAGTTGTCTTTTTTTCATTGTACATATTTGGTATTTGGTTTTATTCTCATAAACTCAAAAAAATATTATTTGTAGGGAATATTGTTGCTTCCTTATTATCGATCACTCCTTTTTTTGCAGTTTTTATCTATTACCTGAATTTTGATCAGGTTATATTTGTTCATGCTACCTTTTTATATCTGATGTTGATCATGAAAGAGTTGGTAAAGGATATGGGGAATCTAAAAGGAGATATAGCTCAGAACTATAGAACAATTGCTGTCGAATATGGAGAACGAATGTCTAAAAAACTCGTCAGCATCTTAGTGTTCGTTTCAGGAATCCCTCTGTATTTACTGTTGAATACTTATCGTATAGGAGGAATGCGTATATTTTTCTATGCCAGTATATTTTTACTCATTCTTTTTTTAGTAGCGTTGTGGAGATCAAAAGGGAAAGTGCATTATGTCTGGCTTCATAACATTTTGAAATTTATAATTGTTTCCGGGGTTTTTAGCATTGTACTTATTGATTTCAAAAGTATTTTAGATAAAATTTTGTCATTTTTATAA
- a CDS encoding mevalonate kinase gives MKSPLFYSKILLFGEYGIIKDSKGLSIPYNFYKGALKVSENPDEEAKNSNESLRKFASYLEEINDERIVTFDLERLTADVENGMYFDSSIPQGYGVGSSGALVAAIYDKYADNKITVLENLTREKLLTLKKIFGVMESFFHGNSSGLDPLNSYLSLPILIHSKDNIEPAGIPSQSVDHKKGAVFLLDSGIVGETAPMVNIFMEKMRQEGFRNMLKNQFVKYTDACVEDFLGGDIRSLFSNIKKLSNVVLDNFKPMIPKEFQTLWRNGIETNDYYLKLCGSGGGGYILGFTQDLEKARKALKGHKLEVVYNF, from the coding sequence ATGAAAAGCCCATTATTTTATTCTAAGATTCTTTTGTTTGGTGAATATGGAATTATAAAAGATTCCAAAGGACTTTCTATTCCTTATAATTTTTATAAAGGAGCATTAAAAGTTTCTGAAAACCCCGATGAAGAAGCAAAAAACTCTAATGAAAGTCTAAGAAAGTTTGCTAGCTATCTGGAAGAGATTAATGATGAGCGAATTGTTACGTTTGATTTGGAGCGATTAACGGCTGATGTAGAAAATGGAATGTATTTCGATAGTAGCATTCCTCAGGGATATGGAGTAGGAAGTAGTGGGGCGCTTGTGGCTGCTATATATGATAAATATGCAGATAATAAGATTACAGTATTAGAAAACCTGACCAGAGAAAAACTGCTGACTCTAAAGAAAATTTTTGGAGTGATGGAGTCTTTCTTTCATGGAAACAGTTCTGGTCTAGATCCTTTAAATAGCTATCTCAGTCTACCAATATTGATCCACTCCAAAGATAATATTGAACCCGCAGGAATTCCTTCTCAAAGTGTAGATCATAAAAAAGGTGCTGTCTTCCTTTTAGACAGTGGAATTGTAGGAGAAACAGCTCCTATGGTGAATATTTTTATGGAGAAAATGAGACAAGAAGGATTTCGCAATATGTTGAAAAACCAATTTGTAAAGTATACCGATGCCTGTGTGGAAGATTTCCTGGGAGGAGATATCAGGTCGTTGTTCTCTAACATAAAAAAATTATCTAATGTTGTTTTGGATAATTTTAAGCCGATGATCCCAAAGGAATTTCAAACTTTGTGGAGAAATGGTATTGAGACAAACGATTACTACTTAAAGCTCTGTGGCTCTGGTGGAGGAGGGTACATTTTAGGATTTACACAAGATCTTGAAAAAGCCAGAAAAGCGCTTAAGGGACATAAACTGGAAGTAGTGTATAATTTTTAA
- a CDS encoding diphosphomevalonate/mevalonate 3,5-bisphosphate decarboxylase family protein translates to MNDYPQFILKPTEDIPNEGKISCSAPSNIALVKYWGKRPVQLPENASISFTLDHCKTETTVWYAKKEEAGNTFDFELFFEGALKPSFRPKIQKFFERVYPYLPFLKQYTFRIETTNTFPHSSGIASSASGMSALSYCLMGLEKKMHPEMTEEAFLKKASFLARLGSGSACRSIEGPVEVWGAHADITGSDDAYAVKFPYEIHDHFSGYRDLILLVDKGEKQVSSTVGHDLMHGHPFAKQRFEQAKENISKIKEVLINGDQDAFIKIVESEALSLHAMMMTSMPYFILMKPNTLSIINKIWDYRKATGSKVCFTLDAGANVHVLYPEKEKETVLEFVKKELVGYCQKGQYICDKIGTGAKFL, encoded by the coding sequence ATGAATGATTACCCTCAATTTATTTTAAAACCAACTGAAGATATTCCGAATGAAGGAAAAATTTCTTGTAGTGCACCAAGTAATATTGCTTTAGTAAAGTATTGGGGGAAAAGACCTGTTCAATTACCAGAGAATGCTTCTATAAGTTTTACCCTAGATCATTGCAAGACAGAAACTACTGTCTGGTATGCTAAAAAAGAAGAGGCAGGCAATACCTTTGATTTTGAATTATTTTTTGAAGGCGCTTTAAAACCATCATTTCGTCCGAAAATCCAAAAGTTTTTTGAACGAGTATATCCATACCTTCCTTTTTTGAAGCAGTATACTTTCAGGATAGAGACCACCAATACTTTTCCTCATAGTAGTGGAATTGCTTCTTCAGCCAGTGGTATGAGTGCACTTTCGTACTGTCTGATGGGATTGGAAAAAAAGATGCATCCTGAAATGACAGAGGAAGCTTTTCTGAAAAAAGCATCATTCTTAGCTAGACTGGGGTCAGGAAGTGCTTGCCGTAGTATAGAAGGACCTGTAGAAGTTTGGGGTGCACATGCAGATATTACAGGAAGTGATGATGCGTATGCAGTGAAATTTCCGTATGAAATTCATGATCATTTCAGTGGATATCGCGATCTGATATTATTAGTGGATAAAGGAGAGAAACAAGTGAGTAGTACAGTAGGTCATGATTTAATGCACGGTCACCCCTTTGCTAAACAAAGATTTGAACAAGCAAAAGAGAATATATCAAAGATAAAAGAGGTTTTGATTAATGGAGATCAGGATGCATTTATAAAAATAGTAGAAAGTGAGGCATTGAGTCTGCATGCGATGATGATGACTTCTATGCCGTATTTTATTCTGATGAAACCAAATACATTATCAATTATTAATAAGATTTGGGATTATAGAAAAGCTACAGGTTCCAAAGTGTGTTTTACCTTGGATGCAGGAGCAAATGTACATGTATTATATCCTGAAAAAGAAAAAGAAACCGTATTGGAATTTGTTAAAAAAGAGCTGGTTGGTTATTGTCAGAAAGGACAGTATATTTGTGACAAAATAGGAACAGGAGCTAAATTTTTGTAA
- a CDS encoding TspO/MBR family protein → MKKRLLRTTLSVLFCLFIGFLVTITSQKSLHPWYTTLNKPSFTPPYWVFFAVWNLLYFMMGISLGIIWNKGFYHKLVKTALYHFGFQLLLNVSWFIFFFGLQNSFIALLDITTLFILLLFTIKWFKFVNATAAYLLVPYILWVAFATALNFCIWQLN, encoded by the coding sequence ATGAAAAAGAGACTACTTCGTACTACCTTGTCTGTTTTGTTTTGTTTATTTATTGGTTTTCTGGTCACTATTACTTCTCAGAAATCCCTTCATCCTTGGTACACTACGCTCAACAAACCTTCTTTCACCCCTCCTTATTGGGTCTTTTTTGCCGTTTGGAATCTTCTCTATTTTATGATGGGTATTTCTTTAGGAATTATTTGGAACAAAGGGTTCTATCATAAATTGGTAAAAACTGCGTTATATCATTTTGGGTTTCAACTGTTGCTGAATGTTTCATGGTTCATTTTTTTCTTTGGACTACAAAATTCATTTATAGCGTTATTAGATATAACTACCCTGTTTATCTTGCTATTATTTACAATTAAATGGTTTAAATTTGTAAACGCTACAGCTGCTTACCTACTTGTACCCTATATTCTATGGGTTGCTTTTGCGACCGCATTGAATTTTTGCATTTGGCAACTCAATTAA
- a CDS encoding TetR/AcrR family transcriptional regulator encodes MSKKAIVLQTTLELITKQGIRATSLSQIIKTSGVANGTLYHHFKNKEEIISELYLMLSQDFGTVVMRNLPEEDTKKQFAIMWQNLFYYFVNNPLAFIFSEQIARSPEIPTSLKNQARQYYKDIEAFFRETIRKKEFKAYDILVMEELFFGNVVSLVKLYENKGGNLKERCINQAIEISWKGFLKKAE; translated from the coding sequence ATGAGTAAAAAAGCAATTGTTTTACAAACAACTCTTGAGTTAATTACAAAACAAGGTATCCGAGCAACTTCTCTGTCGCAAATTATTAAAACATCGGGTGTTGCCAATGGCACCCTGTATCATCATTTCAAAAATAAAGAAGAAATCATATCCGAATTATACTTGATGCTTTCACAAGACTTTGGTACGGTCGTTATGAGAAACCTACCAGAAGAAGACACCAAGAAACAATTTGCTATTATGTGGCAAAACCTTTTTTATTATTTTGTAAACAATCCTTTGGCATTTATATTTTCAGAACAAATTGCACGATCTCCTGAGATCCCAACAAGTTTAAAAAATCAAGCCAGGCAATACTACAAAGACATCGAAGCTTTTTTTAGAGAAACTATCCGAAAAAAAGAGTTTAAAGCATATGACATACTAGTCATGGAAGAATTGTTTTTTGGAAATGTGGTTTCGCTGGTAAAACTATATGAAAATAAAGGCGGAAATCTAAAAGAACGTTGCATCAATCAGGCTATAGAAATTTCATGGAAAGGATTTCTAAAAAAAGCTGAATAA
- a CDS encoding DUF1697 domain-containing protein: protein MYVALLRGINVSGQKKIKMIDLTSLLEEIGLSEIQTYIQSGNVIFETNRYKKEEISTVISHEIKKRYGFDVPVLVLDMEELKRIRNANPFQYEEEDLGKKVYVTFLEKKVAAAEETVLRSVAREEEKIVAGERVVYLYIPNGYGKTKLNNAFFEKKLMCNATTRNLRTVEKLIALGNNV, encoded by the coding sequence ATGTATGTTGCTTTACTTAGAGGAATTAATGTAAGTGGTCAAAAAAAAATAAAAATGATTGACTTGACTTCTCTTTTGGAAGAAATAGGATTGTCAGAAATTCAAACCTATATCCAGAGTGGTAATGTGATATTCGAAACAAATAGATATAAAAAAGAAGAAATAAGTACTGTAATCAGTCATGAAATAAAAAAAAGGTACGGATTTGATGTTCCTGTCTTGGTGCTAGATATGGAAGAGTTAAAAAGAATCCGTAATGCAAATCCGTTTCAGTACGAGGAAGAAGATCTGGGAAAGAAGGTGTATGTTACCTTTTTGGAAAAAAAAGTAGCTGCAGCCGAAGAGACAGTACTGAGATCAGTAGCCAGAGAAGAGGAGAAGATAGTGGCAGGAGAAAGAGTGGTGTATCTGTATATCCCTAACGGATATGGAAAAACAAAATTAAATAATGCATTTTTTGAAAAAAAGCTAATGTGTAATGCGACAACGAGAAACCTGAGAACAGTAGAGAAATTGATAGCATTAGGTAATAATGTGTAG
- a CDS encoding NAD(P)/FAD-dependent oxidoreductase — MIYDLIIAGGGAAGFFTAINVATQNPELTILIIEKGKEVLTKVKVSGGGRCNVTHGEFIPKELSKNYPRGEKELIGPFHTFMTGDTMEWFENKGVALKIEEDGRVFPVSDSSQTIIDCFVKEAKERKVTVVKGQLIKDFGQEETLWKVVTNKEVFFSKKMMVATGSNQKIWEILKKLNHTIVPSVPSLFTFNIADKRIKELPGVVANAEVKIQGQKLTSEGPLLITHWGMSGPAILKLSSWGALVLHDLGYSFTIEVNWLPGYTRKDVIEELKGFKEECAKQLVYKYARFELPKRLWRSFVNAAGIVDTMRWADVNKSQLSQLASEVVESVYSVDGKSTFKEEFVTAGGVDLKEVSFKTYESKKNKNLYFAGEVLNIDAITGGFNFQNAWTGAYIAAQAIAKQ; from the coding sequence ATGATATATGATCTTATTATTGCCGGAGGAGGAGCTGCCGGTTTTTTTACAGCTATTAATGTAGCAACACAAAATCCGGAGCTTACTATTCTGATAATAGAAAAAGGAAAAGAAGTTTTGACGAAGGTTAAAGTTTCAGGAGGAGGACGTTGTAATGTTACACATGGAGAGTTTATCCCAAAAGAATTGAGTAAGAACTATCCGAGAGGAGAGAAAGAGTTGATAGGTCCTTTTCATACTTTTATGACAGGAGATACGATGGAGTGGTTCGAAAATAAAGGAGTAGCATTGAAAATAGAAGAAGATGGTCGTGTGTTTCCGGTGTCTGACTCTTCACAGACGATTATCGATTGTTTTGTAAAGGAGGCTAAAGAAAGAAAAGTAACAGTTGTAAAAGGGCAGCTTATTAAAGACTTTGGTCAGGAAGAAACATTGTGGAAAGTCGTGACGAATAAAGAGGTGTTTTTTTCAAAAAAAATGATGGTTGCTACAGGAAGTAACCAAAAGATATGGGAGATATTGAAAAAGCTGAATCACACCATTGTTCCGTCTGTTCCTTCTTTATTTACATTTAATATAGCAGATAAAAGGATAAAAGAACTGCCTGGAGTAGTTGCTAATGCGGAGGTAAAAATACAAGGACAGAAACTGACTAGCGAAGGACCATTACTGATTACACATTGGGGGATGAGTGGTCCTGCAATACTGAAGTTGTCTTCCTGGGGGGCGTTAGTGTTACATGATCTCGGATATTCATTTACGATAGAAGTAAACTGGCTGCCAGGGTATACCCGGAAAGATGTAATAGAGGAACTAAAAGGGTTTAAAGAAGAGTGTGCTAAGCAACTGGTGTATAAGTATGCGAGATTTGAGCTGCCAAAACGCTTATGGAGGAGCTTTGTGAATGCAGCTGGGATTGTAGATACTATGCGGTGGGCAGATGTCAACAAAAGTCAATTGTCGCAACTGGCATCAGAAGTAGTAGAAAGCGTGTATTCTGTAGACGGAAAAAGTACCTTCAAGGAAGAGTTTGTTACTGCCGGAGGAGTCGATTTGAAAGAGGTTAGTTTTAAAACGTATGAGAGTAAAAAAAATAAAAATTTGTATTTTGCCGGTGAAGTTTTGAACATTGATGCTATTACCGGAGGGTTTAACTTTCAGAATGCCTGGACGGGAGCTTATATCGCTGCTCAGGCTATTGCAAAACAGTAA
- a CDS encoding glycerophosphodiester phosphodiesterase family protein — MKIFGHRGAAGLAEENTLISVEEALRYSVDGVEIDVHRCRSGELIVMHDETIDRTTRGEGRVSELSFQELKNVVTNKGATIPALSEIVALVDKRCTINIELKGKDTALSVVSYLKILVQETFWDFSDFIVSSFDKELLAQVRRASDEIKVGVLEEEKPERAIEIAIKLQAYSVHLPISCIKEEHVLSAHNNGLQVYVWTVNKKPLFEKMKSWNVDGIITDFPNFAT, encoded by the coding sequence GTGAAAATATTTGGACATCGCGGAGCGGCGGGATTGGCAGAAGAAAACACATTGATATCTGTAGAAGAAGCACTTCGGTATTCGGTTGATGGAGTGGAAATAGATGTACATCGTTGTCGTTCGGGAGAGTTGATCGTGATGCATGATGAAACAATAGATCGAACAACCCGGGGAGAAGGTCGGGTATCTGAATTATCATTTCAGGAATTGAAGAATGTTGTGACAAATAAAGGTGCTACTATTCCTGCGTTATCAGAAATAGTGGCGCTTGTTGATAAACGCTGTACTATTAATATTGAACTAAAAGGGAAAGACACAGCTTTGTCGGTTGTGTCGTATCTAAAAATACTTGTTCAAGAGACCTTTTGGGATTTTTCAGACTTTATAGTATCTAGTTTTGATAAAGAGTTATTGGCACAAGTTAGGCGTGCGAGTGATGAGATTAAAGTAGGTGTGCTGGAGGAAGAAAAACCAGAAAGAGCTATTGAGATCGCTATAAAACTACAAGCGTATTCAGTGCATCTTCCTATTTCTTGTATAAAAGAAGAACATGTTTTGTCAGCTCATAATAATGGGTTGCAGGTATATGTGTGGACTGTCAATAAAAAGCCGTTGTTCGAGAAAATGAAAAGCTGGAATGTAGATGGGATCATTACGGATTTTCCTAATTTTGCTACATGA
- a CDS encoding acyl-CoA dehydrogenase family protein: MKPDLFQAPDYYELDELLTAEQKMVREASREWVKREVSPIIEEYAQRAAFPKQLIKGLADIGAFGPYIPAEYGGAGLDQISYGLIMQEIERGDSGIRSTASVQSSLVMYPIWKYGTEEQRKRFLPKLASGEFVGCFGLTEPDYGSNPGGMITNFKDKGDHYLLNGAKMWISNAPFADVAVVWAKNEEGRIYGLLVERGMEGFSTPETHNKWSLRASATGELIFDNVKVPKENLLPEKSGLGAPLGCLDSARFGIAWGAIGAAMDCYDTALRYAKERIQFDKPIAGTQLQQKKLSEMITEITKAQLLTWRLGVLRNEGRATSAQISMAKRNNVDMALTIAREARQILGGMGITGEYSIMRHMMNLESVITYEGTHDIHLLITGMDITGIPAFK; encoded by the coding sequence ATGAAGCCAGACTTATTTCAAGCACCTGATTATTATGAGTTAGATGAACTATTGACAGCAGAACAGAAAATGGTGAGGGAAGCTTCTAGGGAGTGGGTAAAACGAGAAGTTTCTCCTATAATAGAAGAATATGCACAACGAGCAGCATTTCCAAAACAGTTGATAAAAGGATTGGCAGATATCGGAGCTTTTGGTCCTTATATCCCTGCAGAATATGGAGGGGCTGGTTTGGATCAGATTAGCTATGGGCTGATTATGCAAGAAATAGAAAGGGGAGATTCAGGGATTCGATCTACTGCCTCAGTACAATCCTCTTTAGTGATGTATCCGATCTGGAAATATGGAACTGAAGAGCAGCGAAAAAGATTTTTGCCCAAGCTGGCTTCCGGGGAGTTTGTAGGTTGTTTCGGGTTAACAGAACCGGATTATGGTTCAAATCCAGGAGGAATGATTACAAACTTTAAAGATAAAGGAGATCATTACTTACTAAATGGGGCAAAAATGTGGATTTCCAACGCTCCGTTTGCTGATGTAGCAGTGGTTTGGGCAAAGAATGAAGAGGGAAGAATCTATGGGTTACTTGTAGAAAGAGGTATGGAGGGGTTTTCGACCCCGGAAACACATAATAAATGGTCGTTGCGAGCTTCAGCCACAGGAGAGCTTATTTTTGATAATGTGAAAGTGCCTAAGGAGAATCTCCTGCCAGAAAAAAGTGGATTAGGAGCTCCATTGGGGTGTTTGGATTCTGCACGATTTGGAATAGCATGGGGAGCTATTGGTGCAGCAATGGATTGCTATGATACCGCCCTGCGATATGCGAAAGAGAGAATCCAGTTTGATAAACCAATTGCAGGAACACAGTTGCAGCAAAAGAAATTATCAGAGATGATTACGGAAATAACCAAAGCACAATTGCTAACCTGGAGATTAGGAGTATTGAGAAATGAAGGAAGAGCAACCTCTGCTCAGATCTCTATGGCGAAAAGAAATAATGTGGATATGGCACTTACTATTGCTAGAGAAGCTAGGCAGATATTGGGAGGAATGGGAATTACAGGAGAATATAGTATCATGAGACACATGATGAATTTAGAAAGTGTAATTACTTATGAAGGGACTCATGATATTCATTTGTTAATTACCGGAATGGATATTACAGGGATACCGGCATTTAAATAA
- a CDS encoding tRNA1(Val) (adenine(37)-N6)-methyltransferase yields MSKPFVFKRFEVHQERCAMKIGTDGVLLGAWASVSDTVHSILDVGTGTGVIALMMAQRSPAEIVDALEIDSDAYEQAVDNFEGSPWGDRLFCYHASFQEFVTEIEDSYDLIISNPPFFAEDYKTTDVKRDLARFEEALPFEHLIHGAVHLLNEQGKLALIVPFKEEKRIIELAAQVSLFPQRITRVRGTPDTVLKRSLLELGFLDKMCEEEELVIESSRHQYTEAYMKLTKDFYLKM; encoded by the coding sequence ATGAGTAAACCTTTTGTGTTTAAAAGATTTGAAGTGCATCAAGAGCGATGTGCTATGAAGATAGGGACAGATGGGGTGCTCTTAGGGGCTTGGGCTTCTGTATCTGATACTGTACATTCTATATTGGATGTGGGAACCGGAACAGGGGTTATTGCTCTGATGATGGCGCAGCGATCTCCGGCAGAAATTGTCGATGCGTTAGAGATTGATTCTGATGCATATGAGCAAGCAGTTGATAATTTTGAGGGGTCTCCTTGGGGGGATAGGCTTTTTTGTTATCATGCCTCTTTTCAGGAATTTGTGACTGAAATAGAGGATTCTTACGACCTGATTATTAGTAATCCCCCATTTTTTGCAGAGGATTATAAAACAACAGATGTCAAAAGAGATTTGGCAAGGTTTGAAGAAGCCCTTCCGTTTGAACATCTTATTCACGGGGCTGTTCATCTATTGAATGAGCAAGGTAAACTAGCATTGATAGTTCCTTTTAAAGAAGAGAAGCGAATTATAGAGTTGGCAGCACAGGTTTCCTTGTTTCCGCAACGAATTACCAGAGTTAGAGGGACTCCAGATACAGTTTTGAAAAGAAGCCTTTTGGAACTAGGTTTTTTGGATAAAATGTGTGAAGAAGAAGAGCTGGTGATAGAGTCTTCCAGACACCAATATACAGAAGCTTATATGAAGCTGACAAAAGACTTTTATTTAAAAATGTAA
- the rimM gene encoding ribosome maturation factor RimM (Essential for efficient processing of 16S rRNA), producing the protein MKKEECFYLGRIVSKFSFKGEVLVKLDTDDPESYVGMESVFVEYNKNLIPFFLERCVLHKSDLLRIKFEDVDSEEDADSLMKAGLYLPLSLLPPLEGNKFYFHEVIGFTIVDTSFGEVGVVKGINDSTAQSLFEVDRDGVEIFIPMNDEFIVKVDRNKKQILVQVPDGLIDLYL; encoded by the coding sequence ATGAAGAAAGAAGAATGCTTCTATCTGGGTAGAATCGTAAGTAAATTTAGTTTCAAAGGGGAGGTGCTAGTAAAATTAGATACTGATGATCCTGAAAGTTATGTAGGAATGGAATCGGTTTTTGTTGAATATAACAAAAACCTGATTCCATTTTTTTTGGAACGATGTGTTTTACATAAAAGCGATCTATTGCGGATAAAATTTGAAGATGTAGACTCAGAAGAGGATGCGGATAGCCTGATGAAAGCAGGATTGTATTTGCCGTTATCTCTATTGCCTCCACTGGAAGGGAATAAATTTTACTTTCATGAAGTAATTGGATTTACGATAGTGGATACTTCTTTTGGTGAAGTAGGAGTTGTAAAAGGAATAAATGATTCGACGGCTCAGTCTTTGTTCGAAGTGGATAGGGATGGAGTAGAAATTTTTATTCCTATGAATGATGAATTTATTGTAAAAGTAGATAGAAATAAAAAACAAATTTTGGTTCAGGTGCCGGATGGATTAATTGATTTGTATCTGTAA
- a CDS encoding 30S ribosomal protein S16, with product MPVKIRLQRHGKKGKPFYWVVAADARAKRDGKFLEKIGIYNPNTNPATIDLDVDSAVKWLQNGAQPTDTARALLSYKGALLKNHLAGGVKKGALTEEQAEEKFQAWLAEKEGSVTAKKESLAKEEADAKEKALAAEKEVNAKREAAAAEAEAAAQAEAAEAAKAEEETPEASNEEE from the coding sequence ATGCCTGTTAAAATCAGATTACAGAGACATGGTAAAAAAGGGAAGCCTTTTTACTGGGTTGTAGCAGCAGATGCTAGAGCAAAAAGAGATGGTAAATTCTTAGAGAAAATAGGAATTTATAATCCAAATACTAACCCTGCAACAATCGACTTAGATGTTGATAGTGCTGTAAAGTGGTTACAAAATGGAGCTCAGCCTACTGATACAGCTAGAGCACTTTTATCTTATAAAGGAGCCTTATTGAAAAATCACCTAGCTGGTGGTGTGAAAAAAGGAGCTTTGACCGAGGAACAAGCGGAAGAGAAATTCCAGGCTTGGTTAGCAGAAAAAGAAGGAAGTGTTACTGCTAAGAAAGAAAGTTTAGCAAAAGAAGAAGCTGATGCAAAAGAAAAAGCATTAGCTGCAGAAAAAGAAGTGAATGCTAAGCGTGAGGCTGCTGCTGCAGAAGCAGAGGCGGCTGCACAAGCAGAAGCTGCTGAGGCTGCAAAAGCTGAAGAAGAAACACCAGAAGCTAGTAACGAAGAAGAGTAG
- a CDS encoding DUF6252 family protein, producing MTKTTTLILLSFFIITSCSTDIEINTPALQASVEGELFRTDFKKAVIKDDGRLMIIGHSGTETIRFYTATTKEGKYKLGQSNVESSFETMDSKFLSTAEESEGEIVITEISNNEITGTFYFKDLKDTEGNTKSFSNGWFYKVPIGDETPEDTPEVPNPCLTNATLTANVDGTPIETDTHSAESFGTDNSSILIKAANFKEEITIIFPIDAIPGTYSLTGSGDYSATYEYKKDKASAVSGEITIISHDQETRCISGTFYFSTGGDTEITEGVFDFGY from the coding sequence ATGACAAAAACAACTACACTTATCTTACTTTCTTTTTTTATCATAACCTCCTGTAGTACAGATATTGAGATTAACACTCCTGCATTACAAGCATCCGTAGAAGGAGAGCTTTTCAGAACTGATTTCAAAAAAGCAGTGATTAAAGACGATGGTCGCCTTATGATTATTGGTCATTCAGGAACGGAAACCATTCGTTTTTATACAGCTACTACCAAGGAAGGAAAGTACAAATTAGGACAATCCAATGTAGAAAGCTCATTCGAAACAATGGATAGTAAATTTTTATCCACAGCAGAAGAGAGTGAAGGAGAAATTGTCATTACAGAAATCTCCAACAATGAGATCACTGGTACTTTCTATTTTAAAGACTTAAAGGACACTGAAGGAAACACAAAAAGCTTTAGCAATGGATGGTTTTACAAAGTTCCTATCGGAGATGAAACCCCTGAAGACACACCTGAAGTTCCCAATCCATGCCTTACAAACGCAACTTTAACAGCTAATGTAGACGGAACTCCAATTGAAACAGACACACACAGTGCAGAATCCTTTGGGACTGATAATTCGTCTATTCTTATCAAAGCCGCAAACTTTAAAGAAGAGATCACCATTATTTTTCCTATTGACGCAATTCCAGGAACTTACAGCCTTACTGGTTCAGGAGATTACAGCGCCACTTATGAATATAAAAAAGATAAGGCATCTGCTGTTTCCGGAGAGATAACGATCATATCCCATGATCAAGAAACAAGATGTATCAGCGGAACTTTCTATTTCAGTACCGGAGGAGATACAGAAATAACAGAAGGCGTATTCGATTTCGGATATTAA